Proteins from a genomic interval of Helicoverpa zea isolate HzStark_Cry1AcR chromosome 13, ilHelZeax1.1, whole genome shotgun sequence:
- the LOC124635937 gene encoding carboxypeptidase B-like — protein MKYLLVFCLFVAGVLAKHEIYDGHAVYQVDVTSMDQVKLVHDFENDLMLDVWSDAIPGRPGKVLVPKFKREIFENFLKQSGVQYKLEVENIKEQLELEDQLLAAAAAKSNSSRSRLSFDTIHNYEAVDAYLQELAKEFPNVVTVVEGGKSFEGRSIKYLRISTTNFQDASKPVVMMQSLLHSREWVTLPATLYAIQKLVIDVTESDLINNIDWIILPVANPDGYVHTFNGGRLWSKNRATGYMIANFCVGVDLNSNFDVNWGTASSSNVCSDIFHGRSAFSEPETCVIRDIIAEHRNRMSLFLDIHSFGSMILYGYGNGVLPSNALLLHLLGVQMAQAIDRVKWSTNKDYIVGNSFHVLNSASGIASDYAMQAAAPFSYTYELPANRNNSSWLLEGFLVDPHFIEQAGFETWEGIKLGARAAAAAAKELKKVSAV, from the exons ATGAAATACTTATTagtattctgtttgtttgtagccGGGGTGCTGGCTAAACATGAAATTTACGATGG ACACGCCGTTTATCAAGTAGATGTTACCTCAATGGACCAAGTCAAACTGGTCCATGACTTCGAAAATGATTTGATGCTCGATGTCTGGTCTGATGCTATACCCGGACGCCCTGGCAAAGTCCTCGTCCCCAAATTCAAGAGggaaatatttgaaaacttCCTCAAACAGTCTGGAGTGCAATACAAGCTCgaagttgaaaatattaaaga ACAGCTAGAATTGGAAGATCAACTCCTGGCCGCAGCTGCAGCTAAGAGCAACAGCTCAAGATCGCGTCTGTCCTTTGACACAATCCACAATTATGAAGCG gTCGATGCTTACTTACAAGAGCTTGCAAAAGAATTCCCAAACGTTGTCACCGTTGTTGAAGGAGGAAAGAGTTTCGAAGGCAGATCCATCAAGTACCTCAGAATTTCTACCACCAACTTCCAG GATGCCAGCAAGCCCGTGGTCATGATGCAGTCTCTCCTCCACAGTCGTGAATGGGTGACCCTCCCTGCGACTCTCTACGCcatccaaaaacttgtcattgaTGTCACAGAATCTGACCTGATCAACAATATCGATTGGATCATCTTGCCTGTAGCCAATCCTGATGGTTATGTTCACACTTTTAACGGT GGTCGTCTCTGGAGTAAGAACCGCGCCACCGGCTACATGATCGCCAACTTTTGCGTGGGAGTAGACCTCAACAGTAACTTCGACGTGAACTGGGGCACAGCGTCCAGCTCCAACGTTTGCTCTGATATCTTCCACGGCAGAAGCGCCTTCTCCGAACCCGAAACCTGCGTCATCAGGGACATCATCGCCGAACATCGCAACCGAATGTCCTTATTCCTTGACATTCATAGCTTTGGCAGCATGATCTTGTACGGTTACGGCAACGGAGTTCTCCCCTCCAATGCTTTGCTTCTTCACTTACTCGGAGTCCAAATGGCCCAAGCTATCGACAGGGTCAAATGGTCTACCAACAAGGACTATATTGTTGGTAATAGCTTCCATGTGCTGAATTCTGCGTCTGGTATTGCTAGTGACTACGCCATGCAAGCTGCTGCCCCATTCTCGTACACCTATGAACTGCCTGCTAATAGAAACAACAGTAGTTGGTTATTAGAAGGATTCCTTGTAGACCCTCATTTTATTGAACAAGCTGGCTTTGAGACTTGGGAAGGTATTAAGCTTGGTGCCAGAGCTGCGGCCGCTGCTGCTAAAGAATTGAAGAAAGTCAGTGCtgtttaa